The Salmo salar chromosome ssa02, Ssal_v3.1, whole genome shotgun sequence genome segment GAACGAGCATTGCAGTgtcacatataaacacacagtgACATTGCAATTGTCATCCAGGTCAGGAGGTAAAGACAGTGTTGGTTACTACACACTGTTTTACTAGAGAACAGAGCAGTGGTTCTatcatggtcattgtagttaCTATCCTGATCCTAGGGTTGTATAGTGTTTTATTAGGTACTTCCAGGTCAGACGgtccaacagaacaacaacaaatacAGACAGAACGTCTCCGTTACCTTATATGGTACACAATAAGATGTTTTATATCAGAGGTTTATGGAAGCAGCACAAGGTGTCCCTCAATCCTCTCTCCTGTGACTGTTTGGATACCTTCAGACCTgtttgtccataataaagagGACAAGGATCAGCTGTTCTCTCAGAGTGTAACGTTCATTCATTCCCCAGTCCGCTGTGGATGTGATCTGATCGGGATCTGAACTTGAAGAATGAGAGAAGTGATTAACAACCTTGTGTTCCAGGTACGACTGGAGTCTTTTATCAATCAATTCCATGGGAAGTATATGTGTGTCTGAGGTTTTAGATATCGTTTTCAGTGTATCATGTAATAGTACTGTGGGTAATGTTGCCCAGTGAGGGTTGGTGTGGGGGTCTCTTCCTGCTTCAGTAGGTTGAACTAGCTGGATAGTACTGTGGGGGTCTCTTCCTGCTTCAGTAGGTTGAACTAGCTGGATAGTACTGTGGGGGTCTCTTCCTGCTTCAGTAGGTTGAACTAGCTGGATAGTACTGTGGGGGTCTCTTCCTGCTTCAGTAGGTTGAACTAGCTGGATAGTACTGTGGGGGTCTCTTCCTGCTTCAGTAGGTTGAACTAGCTGGATAGTACTGTGGGGGTCTCTTCCTGCTTCAGTAGGTTGAACTAGCTGGATAGTACTGTGGGTAATGTTGCCCAGTGAGGGTTGGTGTGGGGGTCTCTTCCTGTTTCAGTAGGTTGAACTAGCTGGATAGTACTGTGGGGGTCTCTTCCTGCTTCAGTAGGTTGAACTAGCTGGATAGTACTGTGGGTAATGTTGCCCAGTGAGGGTTGGTGTGGGGGTCTCTTCCTGCTTCAGTAGGTTGAACTAGCTGGATAGTACTGTGGGTAGAAATCTACAGATCTAAAGATGTTTCATTCCTCCTGAAAACATACTGTAAATCACAAATCAGatggtgtaagagagagagatcagcacTACTTCTGCTTTCACTCTGCGGTACAGTAAATAAACTGGACCAACCTGTAAAAGGCACAGGGTTTTCTGAtaaacagatgtaggatcttcatttgagctagttttctacagcaggaaaataatcctgcagaacaggaaatgtgaattattatgtggattataatgaatggacagtTTTGTAGGGATTGATAAATTtgttgttagggcaaatcaagtctgacatttcaaatagGAAATTGCTaaatttagaagcctttttaaaactcaaatacactacacgtttgcatttcctgctgtggagGACAATGCTCAGCAACAAAagaatgatcaaattaagatcctacatgtcTAGAGTTGGAGTGAGTCAATGATTGCACTTCCTGTATTTCTGCCCTGTAAAACTTCCATCTTTGCCTCAGACCGTCCATTCTCACTTCTCATCCACAGTTTAGTTAAGTGTGGCTCAgtctctctccttacctcctcagtctctctcctctcctctccatggaGCAGTTTATCAGTGTCTGGGTTCGGGATCCTCGGATTCAGAAGAATGACTTCTGGCATGCCCACATGGACTATGAAATCTGTATACATGTAAGTATGATGTCCTGAGACAATGGGGGAAAACAAAGGGGATGTGGCTGACGTGCAAACCAATATTTCATTTCCGAATTGGTTCAATTTAGGTTAAGgctatggttaaggtaagggtccgTTTTAGTTTTCTCCACCTGTTCATACGGATGATGGAATATCAGTGTTAAACTGCTGTTGTCTCTCCTCAGACCAACAGTCTCTGCTTCACTAAGAAGATCTCCTGTGTGAGGAGAAGGTACCGTGAGTTCGTATGGCTCCGGCAGAAACTACAGACAAACTCCCTACTCATGTGGGTATTCATAGGAGGATGGCATACTCTATATGTATAGCATATTGACCTAAGATAGCTGGGGACACATTTAATAAATGTACATAATGAAAATACTTCCACATGTCTTGTGTCTTTAACTAGTGGTTGTTAAAAAAGGTGCCaattattttagattctttaagaatcaatgaCTATATATAATTAATTAAACAGTCCAGaaaatggatgtaccaatcccagattgACCCTTTAAGTGTGTTTTGATTTGATTGTCTCCATTTCCAGGGTCCAGCTACCTGAACTACCACCTAAGAACCCTTTCTTTAGCCTGAACAATGCCCAGCAGATCACAGAGAGGATGAAGGGTCTCCAGAAGTTCCTTCAACTGTGTGTCCTCCTAACAAACATTACAAAAATAACAAGAAAAATAGTTGTAAAAAAATACTAGAAAAACAACAGTTATACTCAAGGGTTAAAGGCCTACTAAACATTTGTTACACATTGGCATATGCCTCCTCGTTGCTGCACTAGGTTGTGCTTCCTGTGTTTTTCAGGCTGTAGTGAACAATACACGCTGtaataggttctatttgactaatgttaaacaaatcaacataccCATGAATATCCATTTGCATTTATGGGTCTGTTGGTATAGTACCAGAGTTCCATTTTCTAATATGCCCATTGGTATTTCATGCCAGGACCCTGGAGAGTAATCTGCTTCTGTCAGACAGCTGTCTGCACCTCTTCCTGCAGTCGGAGCTGGGGGTGTCCCAGATAGAGGCCTGCGCCTCAGGGAGAACCCATTACTCTGTGTCCCAGGCCGTGCTGCGCTGCGGCTGCAAACTGCAACGCTTCCACTCCCAGGAGGACCTGTTAGAGACCAGCCGCAAGGAGTCCTGTGACTCCGACTCTGTTAGGTAGGTAAGcctcacaagcacacacacacacacacacacacacacacacacacacacacacacacacacacacacacacacacacacacacacacacacacacacacacacacacataaaacacacacacacacacacacacacacacacacacacacacacacacacacacacacacacacacacacacacacacacacacacacacacacatacaatgtaTGTAAAAGTCAAACCTAACAGAAAGGGCGACATTATATGATGTCCAGTGCAGTTGAATTGGAATTCTCTGTCCAGTGCAGTTGAATTGGAATTCTCTGTCCAGTGCAGTTGAATTGGAATTCTCTGTCCAGTGCAGTTGAATTGGGTTTTTCTGTCCAGTGCAGTTGAATTGGATTTTTCTGTCCAGTGCAGTTGAATTGGAATTCTCTGTCCAGTGCAGTTGAATTGGAATTCTCTGTCCAGTGCAGTTGAATTGGAATTCTCTGTCCAGTGCAGTTGAATTGGAATTCTCTGTCCAGGGCAGTTGAATTTaattgtacagtatgtgtctctTTTTTCAGTGGGTTTGTAGAGCCGGAACCCAGCAGCAAAGATGGAACTGCTTCCTCACCCCCAGAGACcctagctctgtctctacctgATAGGACCAGACCTAACCCCGACCAGGAAGAAACcctagctctgtctctacctgATAGGACCAGACCTAACCCCGACCAGGAAGAGACcctagctctgtctctacctgATAGGACCAGACCTAACCCCAGCCAGGAAGAGACcctagctctgtctctacctgATAGGACCAGACCTAACCCCGACCAGGAAGAGACcctagctctgtctctacctgATAGGACCAGACCTAACCCTGACCAGGAAGAAACcctagctctgtctctacctgATAGGACCAGACCTAACCCCGACCAGGAAGAAACcctagctctgtctctacctgATAGGACCAGACCTAACCCCGACCAGGAAGAAACCCTAGCTCTGTCTCTGCCTGATAGGACCAGATCTAACCCCGACCAGGAAGAGACcctagctctgtctctacctgATAGGACCAGACCTAACCCCGACCAGGAAGAAACCCTAGCTCTGTCTCTGCCTGATAGGACCAGACCTAACCCTGACCAGGAAGAAACcctagctctgtctctacctgATAGGACCAGACCTAACCACAACCAGGAAGAGACcctagctctgtctctacctgATAGGACCAGACCTAACCCCGACCAGGAAGAAACcctagctctgtctctacctgATAGGACCAGACCTAACCCCAGCCAGGAAGAAACcctagctctgtctctacctgATAGGACCAGACCTAACCCCGACCAGGAAGAGACcctagctctgtctctacctgATAGGACCAGACCTAACCCCGACCAGGAAGAGACcctagctctgtctctacctgATAGGACCAGATCTAACCCCGACCAGGAAGAAACcctagctctgtctctacctgATAGGACCAGACCTTACCCCAGCCAGGAAGAGACcctagctctgtctctacctgATAGGACCAGACCTAACCCCGACCAGGAAGAAACcctagctctgtctctacctgATAGGACCAGACCTTACCCCAGCCAGGAAGAGACcctagctctgtctctacctgATAGGACCAGACCTAACCCCGACCAGGAAGAAACCCTAGCTCTGTCTCTGCCTGATAGGACCAGACCTAACCACAACCAGGAAGAGACcctagctctgtctctacctgATAGGACCAGACCTAACCCCGACCAGGAAGAAACCCTAGCTCTGTCTCTGCCTGATAAGACTAGACCTAACCCCAACCAGGAAGAAGACACTCTCAGCATGTCTGTCTCTCCATAGGAACATCACCGCCAACCAGGACACGGTAACTTACAAtattctgcatcccaaatgtcacccgatagggctctggtccaaagtagtgcactatgtagggaatagggtgctatttgggacactgtGTTTGCTCTCATTTCATCTTAAAATAAGGCTTCCACACAGCTTTTAAAATAAGGCTTCCACACAGCTTTTAAAATAAGGCTTCCACACAGCCTTTGAAATAAGGCTTCCACACAGCTTTTAAAATAAGGCTTCCACACAGCTTTTAAAATAAGGCTTCCACACAGCTTTTAAAATAAGGCTTCCACACAGCTTTTGAAATAAGTCTTCCACACAGCTTTTGAAATAAGGCTTCCACACAGCTTTTGAAATAAGGCTTCCACACAGCTTTTGAAATAAGGCTTCCACACAGCTTTTAAAATAAGGCTTCCACACAGCCTTTGAAATAAGGCTTCCACACAGCTTTTAAAATAAGGCTTCCACACAGCTTTTAAAATAAGGCTTCCACACAGCTTTTAAAATAAGGCTTCCACACAGCTTTTAAAATAAGGCTTCCAC includes the following:
- the LOC106593746 gene encoding fibrinogen alpha-1 chain isoform X1; the encoded protein is MREVINNLVFQFISVWVRDPRIQKNDFWHAHMDYEICIHTNSLCFTKKISCVRRRYREFVWLRQKLQTNSLLMVQLPELPPKNPFFSLNNAQQITERMKGLQKFLQLTLESNLLLSDSCLHLFLQSELGVSQIEACASGRTHYSVSQAVLRCGCKLQRFHSQEDLLETSRKESCDSDSVSGFVEPEPSSKDGTASSPPETLALSLPDRTRPNPDQEETLALSLPDRTRPNPDQEETLALSLPDRTRPNPSQEETLALSLPDRTRPNPDQEETLALSLPDRTRPNPDQEETLALSLPDRTRPNPDQEETLALSLPDRTRPNPDQEETLALSLPDRTRSNPDQEETLALSLPDRTRPNPDQEETLALSLPDRTRPNPDQEETLALSLPDRTRPNHNQEETLALSLPDRTRPNPDQEETLALSLPDRTRPNPSQEETLALSLPDRTRPNPDQEETLALSLPDRTRPNPDQEETLALSLPDRTRSNPDQEETLALSLPDRTRPYPSQEETLALSLPDRTRPNPDQEETLALSLPDRTRPYPSQEETLALSLPDRTRPNPDQEETLALSLPDRTRPNHNQEETLALSLPDRTRPNPDQEETLALSLPDKTRPNPNQEEDTLSMSVSP
- the LOC106593746 gene encoding fibrinogen alpha-1 chain isoform X2, with amino-acid sequence MEQFISVWVRDPRIQKNDFWHAHMDYEICIHTNSLCFTKKISCVRRRYREFVWLRQKLQTNSLLMVQLPELPPKNPFFSLNNAQQITERMKGLQKFLQLTLESNLLLSDSCLHLFLQSELGVSQIEACASGRTHYSVSQAVLRCGCKLQRFHSQEDLLETSRKESCDSDSVSGFVEPEPSSKDGTASSPPETLALSLPDRTRPNPDQEETLALSLPDRTRPNPDQEETLALSLPDRTRPNPSQEETLALSLPDRTRPNPDQEETLALSLPDRTRPNPDQEETLALSLPDRTRPNPDQEETLALSLPDRTRPNPDQEETLALSLPDRTRSNPDQEETLALSLPDRTRPNPDQEETLALSLPDRTRPNPDQEETLALSLPDRTRPNHNQEETLALSLPDRTRPNPDQEETLALSLPDRTRPNPSQEETLALSLPDRTRPNPDQEETLALSLPDRTRPNPDQEETLALSLPDRTRSNPDQEETLALSLPDRTRPYPSQEETLALSLPDRTRPNPDQEETLALSLPDRTRPYPSQEETLALSLPDRTRPNPDQEETLALSLPDRTRPNHNQEETLALSLPDRTRPNPDQEETLALSLPDKTRPNPNQEEDTLSMSVSP